From the genome of Triticum aestivum cultivar Chinese Spring chromosome 1A, IWGSC CS RefSeq v2.1, whole genome shotgun sequence:
cccaactctcctagtgtcatccacaactatcaatgctcaggtTCAAAGGTCTAACACGATTAACTTAGTTCACTGCATCATTCCACCACGATATAACTCAGTCCACTACATCTACTTGATCCATTACATCACTGACTCGCGATATAACTTAGTTCAACTTGGTTTATAAAGGCACAAGATTACAGCCTAAAGTCCATCAAGGACCAGATGACCCTGAATCCGAACTTCCCAGCACCACACGTAACTTCCAATTCATCTGCAGCAGTGCGGCGTGGACTTAAATCAAAGGTTCGTTCAGCACAAACACCAGCAGCCTCATTATTTATGCGAAACATCACATTTCTTTCCAGACAGATAGTAATGACACTTCGCAGGAGTTTGATAACTCCACTTTCATCACTTGTAACCACTCCATCTGCTGTGCTATCATGAATCACAATCGTTTGTTCATTGTCCAGCTTGCGAGCTTTATCCGCGATGCCAACTGTTATATTTCCTTTAAAAAGCCCCTCAATGAGCTTGATTTCAAAGGTGCATTCGACTGCGTTCAGGACAGTTGTGAATCTCACTTCTGTAGTGCTGAGCCAGCTCTCAAGGGTTTCACTTCTAACCATGACATCTTTCTCTCTAGGCAGTACTTGGCCATCAATGCTTATTAGACCCTTGCTAAATGGCCTGTCTGGAACTCCTTCTTCCCTTATTTTAAGATCTATCTCTAGATAGATGAAATCAACCAGCACTAGACCTCGATATGGGCCAGTTAAAATCAGCATTCCATCCTATGAAAAGAATTGCACGAGAGGTTAGAGTATGCTCATCCAAACACTGCTCAAAATGAAGATTGGAAGCATGCCATAAAAGCTACTCCATTTATATGCAGATGACTGTCTGGATCGACAACCACCAGTACTAAGATAACTCCATTTAGATGTACATTAACAGTTTATTAAAGGTATCTTCAAATAAAATGAAACCCGATTGGAACGAACTTAGAAGCAAGGATGTACCTTGTTGAGACGCTGGCAGTCATCTCTATTGCGGTGAAAGAGATAAATGCACTTGTAGTCAATGCTGTCCCTGGCAATGACACGGCCATATACATTTACTGGGAAGCTTACATCTGAGGAGACTATGCTGATCGAGAGGATGTTTGCAGAGTCTTCTAGCCCAAATTCATCTTCGTAGATACTATCAGTGTATCGCATTGGAGAGACAGACGCTGCAAAGAGTAAACAAAAATAAGTCTATCAAATTATTTCATCACAATAAACAGCCCCAGTTTGTGTTCTTCCCATTTATATCCCACTAAGTTAAACCATCTAACATTCTTATTTGACTTGCGAGTTAACTACAAGAGAAAGCTATCATCTCACCATGCGAACCAAGTTAATTTCAACTTTAGCAAAATCAGTGATTTTTGCTGTTAAGTGATACAAATGAATCAAATCTAAGTAAATGAACTGAGATTCGCTGTTAACTTCAAGAGAAAACAATCATCTCACCATCTGTAGAAAGTAAATTTCAGTTTTAGCCAAATCAGTGAGTTCCTGTTGTTAATTCAAACTGAATCCAATCTAGTAAACGGACTGAGATTTGCTGTTCACTGCTATGCATCAATAATGAACATGGCATGTCAGAGGATTCTCCTAAGTCCTAACAGAGGATTATTTAGGTGAAACATCGTACTGTAACGTACTAATTCAGTTCCCATACGTGCTGTCGATCAGAAAATTCTACTACCAAGTATAAAGCGAAAATAGAACAGTACTACACCGGCTTCAGAAAATGAGAGGCCACTTACACTCCTCGTCGATGTTGAAGACGGAGAAGTCTCTGAGGAAAAACCGGGTGTAGACCTTGCGCCCAGCCTTGGGATCGTGCTGGATGATGGAGTCCATGACCTTCTCATGTGCCTCGCTTCTTCGCCAGTTCTCCTCCCGCTTCCGAgtcttctcctcttcctcccgtcgggacctctccttctcctccaccgcCCAGGCCACCCACTTCGCCCGGTCGTACAATAAAGGCTCCAagccctccacctcctcctcctcatcctccaacTCCTCTACAGATGCCATCATGaatcgccagccgccgccgccgccgagccaatCGAGCAAACCCTAGAGCGCCGCCGAGCTGCTTTGGGCTGGGCCAAAGTCCAAGACTCGTCAGCCCCTCAGGTGTCCGTTAGTTCACCTAAAAAAAGGTGTCCGTTAGCGATAAGAAAAAAAAAGGTTGCTAAAAATACGTTAATTTCTTTTAGAATAATGCACTATTTCTTTTAGAATAATGTATACAGACAAAAAATTGATTTTGAAATCAGCATTCCATCTTCGCTGATTTTAAgatgggttaattatccttttgccctcagtggtgtccatgtgctcagttttgccctcagatgcgaattgtgctcagttttgcccctagtccgtgcgcaccgactcgttccgtgaactatgtcgtctccgtcaggtcaaccttttgactcggcccttacaggtgggaccaggcggcagaaacggccaattttattcagaccgttgcacgcgtggcttgtgggacccagcaaagagccgttgagcagagagccgttggcgggtgtgctatataagcgggcgacagcggcggtgaccacagcgacagagagcacggcggtgaccacggcgagagagagagcacggcggcgggaagctagctgtggagggcgcggcggtgggaagctagcagtggagggcgcggcggcgttgagatccccttcggctccgagctccatgtcttcctcaagctcccgcgccacctcgcggatgcagagccgggcgcgtgtggacatgcctgtcttcgtgtgtccgcggtgccgggcgggcgttgatcgaagggtttctcagacaccgaggaaccagaatcgtccgttctacgtgtgcagtgagaatggggtaagaatcggggcaattgcaccattttcgtcgtcgggatgtttgagcaatgggttgatctgtttagtgttcatgcaggtgacatgcttctttctttgggtcgatgctctggccaagactctgatgaatgaactgcaagaagagcatgaagaatggttgcgcatgctgccacgaacggcagtggccacaccacgagctccggaagaagagatggatggcgaagcacgcactgacagagagctagctattgagcttaggatgttgaagaagaaggttaggaagcttgaagatcaagcactaccaatacccatttgcaaatacttttggacatttgtaggtatggtaatcgcactggttgtaatgttgaaaatgtatggaaaggcatgaattatgaaggaatttgtaatcttgaaattgtttgagaaattcacctagtttaaatgttggttaaagttgtttaaatgttgaaacaaaaagagaagaagtgaccaacatttaaatatgttggaaaaaagagaagaaattaggaattcagaaacttttgatcaatgaaatgcagctctctgctctgcctttctgtccgaaaaaaaggttgctcttgggccaaattcagagcgtagagccaagtgcaggctagactaatgggccaactgcatccaattaggcccattcaggggttttcttgcgtatttttttgttttctattctaatttaatttaggcagtaaatcataatgctgaaactttttgtggaagctaattgaattattccggagccaaacaattaaggttagaatttttttggagctgttaattaatccaattcaaatacaccgtgatttaaatcaaagaccaaaatgtcatggaaaatgtgcctcagctctggtagaggtttacgccaggtgccaaaataaatgaacattttttaagggcattacattgaggaaaacataatatgtataaaaaatgaaggctggaaaatgcacaaaaaattggtgcagctggggactcgaacccaggaccgcgtgggtttgtggtgtttagggctgcgctggtaaccgctaggacatatggcaagactttgacatgggtagggaaggaaggtatacatagtgagactgtgaatttttttaaaaaaaatagtgagaccgtgaatgtttgcacacgcgtgagagtggttttcctttgttttgcacttaaattttggagggttggaaggttgaaaatgtatgttgcactaccacatgattttggtcagagtggcacttggtttagggttagagtggcacttggtttaggatttaaagggaataaatttacatgttagttcatgactttttatttgaatgaaacagagggcttctcaccccctacgattttcattaatgaaaaccacaagttcttgaacttcatgacttgtttagggaagaaatgataagtttgggcacggacattttttaacacacataatgaGATAGAACACACCGTACCATTACAATAACTTAGataagttcacggacagttcatggacacatgacgaaacatgacacgacacgacatgacatagaaaagcaacaaaataaaaaatcaaacatgacgagcttgactccgggcttgaacatcttcatcttgacctccttcttccaccttggccgcgcgcgccccttcaacaccatcttcatcttcacacctcctcctcgtcgtcgtagggaagggagtgcatctggcctggagcggggaagatgcgctcgtagttggtgtagatgttgtagatggtgaagaagatggcctcgcagccgcaccaaaagacttggccgaggagctcgcgcgcgtcaaatgggttggtgaaggtgaccgtgagcagtaggaggatgccgccgcggtcacgaacctcgttgagggtgaacatcctcggcgagccccgtgggaggtgggcatagctggctctgaggaaggcgcgggtgagttcgacggaacccctccaccttgaaatagcccacacacggagctccctctccacgagcacgcccggtgggtagtGCAGCTCCGGCACCACAGGCGGACGGCggaaggtcggcccgttgaactgcatcttcttcacttggtctcgcttggggagggcttggttgcttgggtgtttgaagttggagaggatcggatctggcttgtgggtgggagaggaagagaggcaccccatttataggcctgtgggtgggagaggaagagagaaaggatgagaacggtgcgtgcgtgaatccggacgcgtgtgtgtatccgttacgttttgcacacttaaatttttgcacgaaaacgaTGCATCTTTGACCGGGCAGTGCATGTGAACCGCTGCCCTGAACCACTGCCCTGAACCACCTAGCTGGCCTCGCTAGCCTAGCTCGCCTAGCTCGCCTAGCGCGCCtcactcgcatgcatgcacgtcgccgcctcccacGCATGCGCAAACCCACGTAGCCGcctccatgcatgcaaggcctggaaaggctgagacgggctatttactgtgatctcaggcccagacaacgagacggcccaacggtccatccagcgcgtccgatatttgttaaaaaaacaatctcccagccaatcagattgcatctcgtggatcgcccccctcctccccgcagatttcttctagaagggttagatcgacggcccttgatcaccgctagggttagatgaacggtccttattcagcgctagggttagcggggtttgggaggggtttggagcagtcaaagctatgttaaatgagcataataaattaaataaaaatcagaaaaatgaaaaacatgcgcacatagtcttcttatgtcatatactaacgatttaagttgataaacaagctttacatacatttaaatgataagttcatgtgtattgtatgatatctcgagtatctcaaactctctggtatgaagtgaagagaagtgttttggggaatgaacatgaaaatttcaaaaaactcaccacagcttcattttggagtgactaagaaggatccacgcttagtttttcattttgatgttttacacttatttaaatcttggtcaaagttaagtttgaccagaattcaaatgagcaaaacaaatttaaaaaaaatcaaaaaatggaaaaaccagcgcacatagtctatacatatagaatatatgtgtaggaaagttatttggctgatttagataaggtcgaaaaaaaccttgcttacaaatgaggccgtttaccctacctttggacccctctttttagcacatttttcatgaaaatttcaaaaacctcaccacaacttcattttggattgactaagaagtatccaggcttagtttttcattttgatgttttagacttgcttaaatcttggtcaaagttaggtttgaccagaatttaaatgagcaaaacaaaattcaaaaaaatcaaaaaaaggaaaaaccatgtgctcattcaaacatcatccaacagatatttaaacatcatgtcaaacatacttctaacataggtccaacatcatccaacagaaatacaacatgtcaagtgataaatgtttcataatacaacatcattccttattcataatgtttcataattgttcatagatagcgttggggcttctgtctgttccttgagcttcttgccatcactttgctcctcgtgcaccttgtgctcattgtttcttctcttcttctcttggttgtcggtaccttgcgcgtcttcttcaaacctaccatagagctgtgcaaaacataaagggtccaaacataaacggtaatgagatcgtgtcaagtgatagatgtatagtagtatttgacccttgcaagatttacatacctagcagaactcacaacaacagaaggttggtcaccatttggggcctcacttggatcaccatgatcaccatttagagcctcacttagatcaccatttggagcctcacttggatcatcatttggagcctcacttggatcaccatgatcaccatttagagcctcacttggatcaccatttggagcctcacttgaatcattatttggaggatattttggatcatcgtcaaaatcatgcggttgtttgaccatcatcatttggaacctcgtcaaaattctcatctgatgcaaccggctgttgaccatcattttcatcatctgttgaggcaaccggctgttgaccaacattttcatcatctgttgaggcaaccggctgctgaccaacatttatatcgaagccttcatcgaaactctctccgaacgctggatctactgtgttatcacaatacttaccgaaatgaccggacccaccacatcttgtgcacttacgcttcctcgctccaagtccagctccttcgctgcgaggtcttattcgactcttccttggtctacctgctgctctcttcagaactggagcgcaaagcttgaatccagggtccaccatgtcccattcttgttttccctccatagcaggcaaggcataagcatatgtggctttgaaccttgcaacagagtagtaatcatgcacatactgctgtatgttccccgctggacctgggagagaagtgatgaaaaataaggcatgaatgcatggcaacccagttatctgccattgcctacaactgcaagttctagtttctaaatccactggatatctccattccctcttctctttatccaaatatgatatctctgttgtggtacccgagcaaagcgtcatgttcatttccaagcctattgtcttctgcttcagttcattcatcacggcagggatgataatgtggcccatgaattttgcctcggctattcctgcacgataatgaaatttctgcatgtattctatccttatcctgtcaagcaaatccaccacataatgaccctttagtttccggatcgttgagttgaaagactatgctagattattgtgcacatagtcaactttgctcacttcactgaattggcttctggcccataacttggagtggtgtgtttccaagtattctttcactttgggattcatgtataactgcctcaagtggtagttgtgcttcttcacactgcatgtcaaagatgctggccataaattgtcggtatacacctttcctttgaatttcttcatgaaatttgcagcaaggtgacacatccattccctatgctctactccagggaacacattgtccacggccacttctaaacctttgcaggcatctgtatgaatgaccaacccattgggatgtg
Proteins encoded in this window:
- the LOC123187556 gene encoding uncharacterized protein; translation: MMASVEELEDEEEEVEGLEPLLYDRAKWVAWAVEEKERSRREEEEKTRKREENWRRSEAHEKVMDSIIQHDPKAGRKVYTRFFLRDFSVFNIDEESSVSPMRYTDSIYEDEFGLEDSANILSISIVSSDVSFPVNVYGRVIARDSIDYKCIYLFHRNRDDCQRLNKDGMLILTGPYRGLVLVDFIYLEIDLKIREEGVPDRPFSKGLISIDGQVLPREKDVMVRSETLESWLSTTEVRFTTVLNAVECTFEIKLIEGLFKGNITVGIADKARKLDNEQTIVIHDSTADGVVTSDESGVIKLLRSVITICLERNVMFRINNEAAGVCAERTFDLSPRRTAADELEVTCGAGKFGFRVIWSLMDFRL